The following nucleotide sequence is from Rhodospirillales bacterium.
AGGCCTGCCGTGTCGCCAATTTTCGCTGTTTTATTAAGGCGGCGTTGTAGGAAAAAATAGAGGTGGCCCCAAGAATTCGGACAGTGAGTTAAGCTACGATCTATGACCGAAGGAGGGTCATGGATTATGAGCAAGACAAGGAAGAACTACCCGGCGAAGTTTAAAGCGCAGGTTGCGCTGGCGGCGTTGCGGGAGGACGCGCCGATCACGGAGCTGTCATCCCGTTACGGGGTGCATGCGACGGTCATTCACCGTTGGAAGAAGGAGGCTCTGGCTGCGCTGGAGGCGGGTTTTGCGGGCAAGCTGGAATCGCGAGCGGACGCGCATAACGCCGAGGTCAGGGACTTGCACGCCAAGATCGGACAGCTGACAGTGGAACGTGATTTTTTAGCCGATGCCTCCGCCCGGTTGCGGTCCGGGGGCGGCAGGAAATGGTAGACCCGTCCAATGACAATATCGGCATCGCGGCGCAGTGCCGGTTGCTGGGGATCAGCCGCTCTGGCTGGTATTACGAGCGGCGCGGGGAGAGCGCGGACAATTTGGCGCTGATGCGGCTGATTGACGCGCAATTCCTGCAAACCCCGTTTTACGGGTCCCGTCAGATGGCCCGGCATCTGCGCCGTCAGGGGTACGAGGTAGGCCGCACCCGCGTGCGGCGTCTGATGCGCCTGATGGGAATCGAGGCGGTCTATCAAAGGCCGCGCACTTCGATGCCGCATCCCGGCCACCGGATTTATCCCTACCGGCTCAAGGGGCTCACGATCACCCGCCCGAACCATGTATGGTGCGCGGATATCACGTACATCCCTGTCAAACGCGGGTTTTTGTATCTGGTAGCGATCATGGACTGGGCCAGCCGGAAGGTGCTGGCCTGGCGGCTGTCGAACACGATGGAAACGCGCTTTTGCGTGGAGGCGCTGGAGGAAGCCATCGCCCGCTACGGGCCGCCGGAGATCTTCAATACCGATCAGGGCAGCCAGTTCACGGCGGACGCGTGGACGGGCGTCCTGAAAGAAAACGGGATCGCGATCTCGATGGACGGCAAGGGCCGCTGGATGGACAATGTGTTCATCGAGCGGCTGTGGCGGAGTCTGAAATATGAATGCGTGTATCTGAACGCGTTCGAGAGCGGCCTGCAAGCCAGGCGGGATATCGGGCGCTGGCTGGCGTTTTACAACGCGCAGAGGCCGCATTCGGTATTTGATGGACAAACCCCGGACGACGTTTATGATGAACGAAATTTTGTTTCTCCGGCCTCGGGCGTGGCGCCGCCGCCTAACGGCTCCGGCGGCCGCGCCCTTCACCCGGAGAAACAAAACCACAGGCAGGCGGCATGACAATAACCAACCGATCGTAGCTTAACTTCGCCGCAAAGCTGGCCGAAGAACCGAGACCACCTCTAATCGCTAAATGCGGCAAGGCCGGTGCGCGATTTCGATTTCATACTTAGAACCGCGCTCAGATTTCTGAAAATCCTTATAATCTCTGGGCCTAAGGCCGGTTAGAGAGCCAAAGAGCGATGCTCAAATTAGCCTTTGCCGACCGTCTTGCCCATCTCCAAAATAAAGGAAGGGGCTGTCCTAGATAACCGAGAAAGGTTATCACTATGGACATGCGAAAAAGTCGAATAAGCTCATATAAACAGGATCGATTAATCGAACATTTTGTGTCGGGATCAACTGCCCGTACAGCAGCAAAACTTGTTAATGTTAACAAGACGACTGCTGCCTATTATTTTCACCGTCTCCGGGAAATTATTGCCCTTGAATGCAATAACGAGGCTTTGCTTTCAGGGGAGTTTGAAGTCGATGAAAGCTACTTTGGCGGCACGCGCAAGGGCAAACGGGGGCGTGGTGCCGCTGGTAAAGTGCCAGTGTTTGGAATCCTCAAACGCGGCGGCAAGGTTTACACACAGATCATTCCAGATGCGGGGAGCAAGACCTTGATGCCCATCATCCGAGATAAAATCCAGCCCGATAGCATCGTTTATTCCGATTGCTGGCGCGGCTATAATGTGCTGGCTGTATCTGGCGGTTGTGATTGATCTGTATTCACGGCGCGTGGTGGGGTGGTCGATGCAATCACGGATGCAGATGGATCTGGTATTGAGTGCTCTGTTGATGGCGGTATGGCGCAGGAAACCAAAGCAGCAAGTCATCATTCATTCCGATCAGGGCAGTCAGTTCACCGGTCATGAGTGGCAGGCTTTTCTTGATAAGCATAATTTGGAAATGAGCATGAGCCGCAAAGGGAATTGCTACGATAACGCTGTGGCGGAAAGTTTTTTCCAGCTTTTAAAACGAGAGCGTATCCGGCGTAAAACCTATGCTACGCGCAAAGATGCCCGCGATGATGTGTTTGATATATCGAATTTTTCTACAATCCGAAAAGAAAGCATGGTAATAACGGATTGCTGTCACCAATCGATTTTGAAAAACAGCAAAAATGGAAAAATCGAGGTGTCTAGATCCATAGGGGCGATTCACTACTTCCCTTCGAGCGGATGTTCGAACACTCTTGAAACTGTTTAATTACAACGGTTCCAGCGCATTGGAACTCAAGCGGCCGGTGCTAAAACTCGTCTTTGCAGAGCGTCTTGTATATGATCGGAAAACCGGGTTTCGAACACCGAATTTATCCAGCCCGTTCAAGGCTCTAAGGGATATTTCCGGCACTAAATGGGAAATGGCGCGCCCGAGAAGATTCGAACTCCTGACCTCCTGATCCGTAGTCAGGCGCTCTATCCAGCTGAGCTACGGGCGCATCCCTTGAAAAGTCGGCAGACCATAGACGAATTTATTTTTTTTTGCAAGTCTGTCTTTAGTAATTTTGCATTTCAATATTTTTACACTGTAAAACTCATCTTATAACAAGGGTTTCACTTGACTCTCTGTATAATAATGGTGATGTTTGGGCATAGTTTAAGGATGATGCGCCTGAAGTGCTTGCTGGGCGTGTTCAATGTAAGAAGAATTTGTTTAGATCATGATTACACCCTCTCCGATTTTTTTAAAACCGATTGTCGTTGTGGCTGCGTTGCTGGTTCTCATCCCGGCGCAGGCTGTAGCGAAGCAAAAAGAGTCCCTGCCCTCGTTGGTTATTACCAACGAGCCTTTGCCGAAAAATTTGCAACGTCAAATTTACAGCAGACCTGCGCAGGTGCGCACAATCAAGCCGCAGGAAGTTTTAAGTGATTCATACTTCAAGCCCTCACAGACTCTGGTTGGGCGTAAAATTGGAAATATTACCAGTGAACTGGCGCGTATCCAAAACTCTGTTGCAGGCTTGTCCGGGAATTTGAATGGGCTGGAGCGCGTGAATGAAGAGCGCGCGGCGGAATATTACGCGAATATCGCGACAATTAATACACAATTGCAATCCGGTACAACGCCTGGTAATCCCCGCCTCGTAAAGCGTCTGGATGATGCTGAAGGTCAGCTTGAAACTCTTTCCAGCAGTATGGCCAAGTTGAATGGAATGGCTGTCGAAACATCAAATATAGCTTCGGAAGCTTCTTTTCTTCTGGAGGAAGCACGCGCAGCCTACAGCCTGTCGGGGGCTATCGAAGAAGACCATGTGCACCTTGCCCAGGTTGAGGATGCTATTAATAACACGCTGATCCTGATTGAGAGGGTTTTGAATACCATCAGTGATGACATGACCCGCACGAGCACCTATTTAAGCTCTGAGCGTGAAAATTTGCGTCTTTTGGGGTTGGCCGTTGCTAATGGTGAGTTTTATGGCCGCAGTTTGGCTAAACGGCCTTTTTCCGGTGTATCGGCTTATGATGCTACACTGGTGCCCAGTACAACGTCTGCGGACCCTGTGGCTCCTGCGGCCAGCCTTTCTTCAGGCCCGCGGCCTCTGGCCAAGATCAAGTTTGATCGTCCTGACGTTGCTTATGAAGAGCCTATTTATCTGGCTATTAACGAAGCTCTCAAGCGTTATCCTAACGCGCGCTTTGATCTGGTCGCTGTGACGCCTATGCAAGGTAATGCCGCACAGATTGCCATAGAGAGCACGAAAGCGCGGCGCAATGCTGAAAAAGTCCTGCGGACATTGACACAAATGGGCCTGCCGCATGAGCGTATTGACTTGTCCTATAATAAGAGTGCGCAGGCCGTGACCAATGAGGTTCACCTGTTTGTAAAATAGTTGTCTCTGCATTTATGCCTACGGCAGGCAAGGAATGCTTGATGTTGCGGCGTTAATTTTTAGGATGCAGAGTTATCATGTCCCATATTGAACTTGAACTTGAGTCCATTTCTGTACGCCTTGCCGAAACGCAAGCCGAGATGGAGGCCGCACAGGCCTTGCGCTATACAGTCTTTTATGAAGAATATGATGCAATTCCTACTGCAGAAATGGTCGCCGATCGCCGAGATTTCGATGAATATGATGCTTATGCAGACCATTTGATTGTTATTGATTCTTCCGGGGCCAGTGACAAGATCGTCGGAACATACCGCATGTTGCAACGCTCGGGTGCAGATCAGGTCGGGCAATTTTACTCTTCCAGTGAATATGATCTTTCCCCTTTGCTTAAGTGTGGTTCGACTTTGCTGGAACTTGGACGTTCATGTGTTTTACCGGATTATCGTACACGCCCTATTTTGCAGCTGCTCTGGCAGGGAATTGCCGATTATATCAGCGAGTATGATATTGAGCTGATGTTCGGCTGCGCGAGCCTGCACAGCACAGATATTAAGAGCATATCCAAGCCGCTTTCATATTTACATCACTATCACCTTGCGCCGGAAACTATTCGCCCGCGAGCGCTGAAGGGGCAGTATATTAATATGGATATTATTCCACAGGAAGACATTAATGCGCGCAGAGTCTTTGCCGAATTACCCCCGCTTATCAAGGGGTATTTGCGTGCAGGGTCATGCATCGGAGACGGTGCGGTGATCGACGAGCAATTCAACACCACCGATGTTTTCGTCGTCGTACAGACGCATTTGCTGGCAGATCGCTATCGCAAGCATTACGAACGTAAAATTCAAAAAACTATTCCCGGCAGTGATGACGCTGAAAATAATGTGCATGAACTTTCCGCTTTTAAAAAGACGAAAGAATCATGAACCTCACATTCGCGTCCCTAAAGCTTTTTGGTTTTGCTCTGCTCTGCGCTCTAGTTGTGCCGCTTCAAGCACTTTTACTGCTAGTTTACAAAGGACGAGGGGCCTATATACTTCCGCATCTTTGGCACAAAGCTGTATGCGCTGTCTTTGGCATTCGCGTTCAAATGCAAGGTAAACCTTATACAGATTCTCAGGTCATTTATGTCAGCAATCATATCTCTTATCTCGACATTCCAGCGCTGGCTTCGGTGATTTGCTATGGCTCATTCGTGGCTAAAAAGGATGTCGCGAGTTGGCCGGTGTTTGGTTATTTATCAAAGCTTCAACAAACTGCTTTTGTGAGCCGCTCGCGTGAGGATGCCCGCAAGGGTGCCAATGCGCTTGCCGAGATGCTTAAAGACGGTAAAAATCTGATAATTTTCCCTGAAGGTACGTCTACCGACGGGCGGGAAGTTGTACCATTTAAATCCAGCCTGTTTTCGATCATGTTACAGAAAGATGCCCAAAACCTTGTTATTCAGCCCGTGAGCATTGAAGTTGTAAGTTCAAATGGCCGCGCCCCGAAAACACAGGAAGAGCGTGATCTGTACGCCTGGCACCGCGATATGGATACGGAGCTTCCCGAACATCTTTGGCGCTTTGCCAAGACGTCCGGCGCGGTTTTAAACATCAAATTTTACGATATTGTTCGGGCAAATGACTTTTCTGATCGAAAAACACTTGCCAAAGTATGTCATGAAACCGTATCCAAGGGTCTGAAACTTTCAAAAGCCGCATAATGAGGAGCGTATAAAATGGTCGAAATTCACCCCGAAGAAGTATCTCGTCTACAATCCTATCTCCAGGGAAAACTCAAAAATACCGGTTTTGCTCTTAAAATACGTGAGAAAGCTAGGGATTCCGTTGAAGTTTTGCTTAACGGTGAATTCATCGGGGTGATTTACAAAGACGAAGACGGCGACTTTAACTTTGACATGCCCATTCTTGAAATTGACCTACCGGGGGCAACCAGTTAAAAAAACTTGCGCAAAATAGCTGTTTTTAAAAGCGTTTGTTGCCAGCCTTAGCGCCAATTTGCTAAAATTAAAGGAGTGAGCAATTTGGGGCAGTAGCTTTGAGACTTCAGATAACCTTTTTAATTACCGGGTTTCTTTTGTGTATGCTGGGCATATCTTATGCGCAAGCTGCTGAGAGTCTGCGTTTTGACACCCCCCTCGCCTATAGCAGCAAAGAGAAGATAAAATCTTTTACTGTCAATGAGTTAAGCTCGCCATTGGAGAAATTCGATCTTGCGGGAACGGATCTTAATGGCGATGGCCTGCACGAATTTATTGTCCGTACGAAAATGTGTGAACGCGCTCCATTGTGTGATTATTTCATCCTTGGGGAAGCCAAAAACGGCATGATTAATTTAGGAAAAATTGAAGCAGCGTATATTTTATTGGGCAACGATTACGCTCACGGCGTACGTAATTTACTGGTTTTCGATAACCAAGAGAATGATTTTGACTTCCAACTTTATACCTGGGACCCTGAACAGTCTCTTTACAGGGAGGCCCGGTAATATGATTTCTTTTAGAAAATATTATTTTAGGACCTTTCAACCTGGCGCCTTTGCATATGCGGCTTTGTTCTTTTCAACGCTGTGGGCATACTCCGCGTCAGCCGCTTGCCTCCCCGGCTTGCCGTGCGAAACTAAGCCTAGCGCGGCGCAACTCCTTAATCCGGAGACCGGGCCGAACAGCAGTAAAGACTGGCCTGCCGTACGTTCATGGCCAGCCGGCCCTACTCGCCCTAATGCCTGTGATGCGAACTTTATGAACCAAATTTACGCAAAAGCCTTTATCGAGGCTGAGCGTGAAATGGTTATTACCAATGCAACCATCACCAAACCCGACAGCGTCCTGGAATATACCTGTTTTGATTATTTGGCCGCGCGAGTTGCCACGATTGCCGGGCCGATTTTCTCGGAAAGCACACGCTGGCACCCTGTTACGGTCAATATTATGGGCGAGAGTGTTACCATTGATGTGTTTTTAGGTAACACCCATCTCGATAGATCCATTGAAAACCTTGTCTTACAAGGTTTGGATAGATATGGCGAGAAGAGCTTCCCTTATGATTTTTTGGCCGGAGCGGCGGTTGGCGACAATCATGATTTCTCGCCTACAGTTGCGGGCGCGTCCGGGGTTTGTGACCATATGTACAATATGCATTATATCTCAAAATGTGAGGATTTTGGCCTGAATGTTCCGTTTATGACTTTTGAGAGCTATTTTTCGACGCCTGCGCTTCTAAACACTGACCCCAGAACCAAACCGAAAGCATGCCCCGGCACTCACCAAATTACGCCTATGCGCGTGGAAATAGCAAAAAACAAGGACTGGAGCTGGGCCGCCTTTGATAAGGTTGATACATTGTTACCTATACTTAAAGCACCGGCTTCCGGCAGCGGGTGCGCGAATGCAACCCCTATTCCTACTGGCGTAATGGTTAAGAAATCTACGTATGCACAGGATTTGGCAGGAAACCCTATTATGGGCGCCGCTCAATTTGAATATGAAGAAAAAGTCTGCACAAATCCTGCGTGTTACTTTGATAATAAAGACAATGCGAACCCGGCAGACGATGTTTGTAAGGCTGCTCCTTAGGGAGATTGGGTAACATTTTAAAAAGCTATTTGCCAGGAAACACTTCAATAGCGTACAATTATATAGGGTAGAGAGTGAATGATACGGTATATTCGACGCGATATGAAATTAGACATTAAACTGCTTAAGGTATTGTTTGCAGCGGCTTTAGCTGGTTTTATCAGCGTTTCTGCCGCGCAGGCGGCGGGGCTTTTTGCACCTGACCCATGTGATCCGGAATATTATGAATCGCTTAAATCGCGTGCGTGGCTGGAGGCGCAGCGTGAAATTACTCAAAATCAAAATCTGATTTTTAAGGCTGACAGTGTTTTGGAATATACTTGCTTTGACGGTTATTTGAAAGAATTGGCTGATCATGCTGGCCCTCCTGTCGCTGCAGGCAAGATGTTCACCGGAACAAACCGTTGGGGCGGTGTTCCAGGCAATATGAGCACTACACTTAGCCGACTTGTTGCAGCCCCTATGGATGCGTATGATACCGCTAATTTCAATCATACTCTTTTAGGCGGGCGAACCGGATCGGGCGTTAATTTACCTGCCAGCATAAGTCCAGGAAATTACACTTGTAACGTCATGGATCAGGTTTGGAAACAAGCTAAATGTATGGATTTCATTCATACAGCGGCTGAGGACGGTTTTTTTACCTTTGACCAATATCATGCCCAAGCAGACAAACGCTTTCTTCCAACGCGCTGCCCGAAGACCGCCAACTTTAAAGCAGAGCAGGATAAGGCCATTGAAACCGCTACAACACCCTGGACGGAAGATGATGTTATCACCTATTTCGGTCTTATTTTTCCTTCCGGAGGCTGTGGCTCTGCCAATGGGCAGTTTGCATCAAAGATCAAGACAGGTCTCGTGATCGAACGGACTTCCGGTGGCGTATCAAAATATAACGAATATGTCTGCGTTGTGCCTGGGTGTTACTATGAGCCTACAGGACAGAATTCGGGGAGTTGTAAAAATTAGAAATTAACTTCTTCGATGGGTTAATTTCTAATTCAGGAATTTAGAGAGTTCTTGTTTCAGGTTGTTTTTTTGCTTACCCGTCCGGGTTGCCGCATATTTCAAAACAACCTCCAGCGTCTTTTTACGATCGACCGTTTCATCGGCAATGTTTACACCTTCAGATTTTGGTGTTTGACCGGTTTGCTTTAGTGCCTTGCGCGCTTTTTCCAACAATTCAGGATATTCCTCTTCGAAATGCATACGCGTTTTTTGCAGCTGCTGCAGCGTATCTTCGCGCAGTTTCTTTGATTTTCTTTTACGATATATGCGTTTCATACAAAAACATCCCGGTTAGTTTTCAAGCCTTCCATGCAGTTAGGAATTGCCAAAAAGGGCTCCAGCCCTTATATCTTCACTCTAAACCAAAGATCCTAACCAAGTGTTACGATAACAGAAAATAAGTTAAGTTTTCATGGTACTTTCTCTTTACAGCTTTAGCATGCGCGCGGCGAAGCCTTTGATCACGGCGTATCTTAAAAGGCGTCAAAGGGCGGGTAAGGAAAGCTCTTCGCGCTTTGATGAGCGTTTGGGAGTGGTGCAATGCCCGCGCCCTAAGGGGCGCTTGATTTGGGTCCATGCGGCCAGTGTTGGTGAGGTGCAATCTGCTCTTATCCTTATTCACAAGCTTCTTGCGCTCTATGAGGGGGTGCAGGTTCTTGTTACTACAGGAACGCGAAGTTCGGCGAAAATGATGGAAACAGCGCTACCTGAAGGCGCGTTTCATCAATATTATCCGGTTGATAATCCTGAATGGGTGGAAGCCTTTTTAAACCATTGGTCGCCAGATTTAATATTATGGATGGAATCTGAGCTATGGCCGAATATGCTGCTGGCTATTCAAGCCCGTAAAATACCCGCTATTTTGATCAATGCACGGCTTTCTCCGCGTTCTTTTCGAATCTGGAAGCTTTTAAAGGGAGCAAGCCGTAAAATTTTACTCAGTTTTACGCTGATTTTATGCCAAACAGATAAAGATGAATCTTTTTATCGTCGTTTAGGCGCGCAAAACGTGCAGGTCAGTGATAATTTGAAATACAGCGCTGCTCCCCTGCCCTGTGATGAGGCCGCCTTAAAGGCCATCAATAGCGCGTTTATTAACCGACCATGCTGGGTTTATGCCAGTTCTCATGCCAGTGAAGAGAAAATAGCAGCACAAATTCACGCCCGCCTGAAAAACAGTATCCCCAACCTTCTTAGCATTATTATCCCCCGTCATCCTGAAAGGCGCATGGCCATTGCGCAAGATCTGGATGGGCTGGGGTTGAATATTGTTTTTCGTGGCGGGGATAAAACCCTGCCTGGTGATGATACGGATATTTATATTGCCGATACTATGGGCGAGCTTGGCCTGTTTTACCGCGCTTGCCCGGTGGCTGTTATTGGGCGCTCGTTTAGTGATGATGGCGGCGGCGGACATAACCCAATTGAAGCCGCCCAGCTTCATTGCGCTGTGCTTCACGGCCCTAACGTGCAAAATTTACAGGAAATCTTTGATGAAATGGATGCATATGGAGCGGCGATGCGCCTAAGCACGCCAGAAGAACTGGAAAGTCATTTATATGATTTGCTTACAAACGCGGAGAAAATTGAAGTCCTACAACAAAAAGCGTATGATTTTTCCCGGCGCAAGGAGCAAGTTCTCGAAACTGTTTTAGAGGCTTTGCGCCCTACCCTTGATACTCTTGAAATCGGCAGGAAGGCTGCATGACGCTGAAAACCCCGAGCTTTTGGTATCGCCCTGCAGGGAGCAAGCCTCCTGCGGTCGAACGGCTTTTGATTCCCGCGGCGGCCGTTTACAGGTTTTTGTACGATATACACCATATTATGAAACGGCCATATAAAGCCCGTGTGCCGGTCTTGTGCATCGGCAATCTCGTTGCGGGGGGAACAGGAAAAACACCCACAGCCATCGCCTTGCTCAAAACTCTGAAAGCCCATGGAATTGCCAAAAATCCGGCCTTTCTCATTCGCGGGTATGGCGGTGCGGAAATCGGGCCGATGCGTGTGGACCCAAAAATTCATACGGCCTGGGATGTTGGCGATGAAGCGCTCATTCTTGCACAACATGCACCGACTTATGTCGGCGGCGACCGGGCAGCCAGCGCACAAATGGCGTTGGAAAACGATGCAGATTTAATTATCATGGATGACGGATTGCAAAATCCGAGTATTCACAAAGACCTTCGGCTGGTGGTGGTCAATGGTGAAATGGGCTTTGGTAACAAACGCCTGCTACCTGCCGGACCAATGCGCCAGCCTCTGGATGAAAATTACTCAATGGCGGATGGCGTTATATTGATCGGCGAGGATCGCCGCAATGCTTTGCAAGGCTTACCTGATAGCATCCCGTTAATCCAGGCGCAACTTAAACCAAGCGCT
It contains:
- a CDS encoding IS3 family transposase (programmed frameshift), coding for MSKTRKNYPAKFKAQVALAALREDAPITELSSRYGVHATVIHRWKKEALAALEAGFAGKLESRADAHNAEVRDLHAKIGQLTVERGFFSRCLRPVAVRGRQEMVDPSNDNIGIAAQCRLLGISRSGWYYERRGESADNLALMRLIDAQFLQTPFYGSRQMARHLRRQGYEVGRTRVRRLMRLMGIEAVYQRPRTSMPHPGHRIYPYRLKGLTITRPNHVWCADITYIPVKRGFLYLVAIMDWASRKVLAWRLSNTMETRFCVEALEEAIARYGPPEIFNTDQGSQFTADAWTGVLKENGIAISMDGKGRWMDNVFIERLWRSLKYECVYLNAFESGLQARRDIGRWLAFYNAQRPHSVFDGQTPDDVYDERNFVSPASGVAPPPNGSGGRALHPEKQNHRQAA
- a CDS encoding GNAT family N-acetyltransferase, which gives rise to MSHIELELESISVRLAETQAEMEAAQALRYTVFYEEYDAIPTAEMVADRRDFDEYDAYADHLIVIDSSGASDKIVGTYRMLQRSGADQVGQFYSSSEYDLSPLLKCGSTLLELGRSCVLPDYRTRPILQLLWQGIADYISEYDIELMFGCASLHSTDIKSISKPLSYLHHYHLAPETIRPRALKGQYINMDIIPQEDINARRVFAELPPLIKGYLRAGSCIGDGAVIDEQFNTTDVFVVVQTHLLADRYRKHYERKIQKTIPGSDDAENNVHELSAFKKTKES
- a CDS encoding 1-acyl-sn-glycerol-3-phosphate acyltransferase → MNLTFASLKLFGFALLCALVVPLQALLLLVYKGRGAYILPHLWHKAVCAVFGIRVQMQGKPYTDSQVIYVSNHISYLDIPALASVICYGSFVAKKDVASWPVFGYLSKLQQTAFVSRSREDARKGANALAEMLKDGKNLIIFPEGTSTDGREVVPFKSSLFSIMLQKDAQNLVIQPVSIEVVSSNGRAPKTQEERDLYAWHRDMDTELPEHLWRFAKTSGAVLNIKFYDIVRANDFSDRKTLAKVCHETVSKGLKLSKAA
- a CDS encoding DUF3126 family protein; amino-acid sequence: MHPEEVSRLQSYLQGKLKNTGFALKIREKARDSVEVLLNGEFIGVIYKDEDGDFNFDMPILEIDLPGATS
- a CDS encoding 3-deoxy-D-manno-octulosonic acid transferase, with amino-acid sequence MVLSLYSFSMRAAKPLITAYLKRRQRAGKESSSRFDERLGVVQCPRPKGRLIWVHAASVGEVQSALILIHKLLALYEGVQVLVTTGTRSSAKMMETALPEGAFHQYYPVDNPEWVEAFLNHWSPDLILWMESELWPNMLLAIQARKIPAILINARLSPRSFRIWKLLKGASRKILLSFTLILCQTDKDESFYRRLGAQNVQVSDNLKYSAAPLPCDEAALKAINSAFINRPCWVYASSHASEEKIAAQIHARLKNSIPNLLSIIIPRHPERRMAIAQDLDGLGLNIVFRGGDKTLPGDDTDIYIADTMGELGLFYRACPVAVIGRSFSDDGGGGHNPIEAAQLHCAVLHGPNVQNLQEIFDEMDAYGAAMRLSTPEELESHLYDLLTNAEKIEVLQQKAYDFSRRKEQVLETVLEALRPTLDTLEIGRKAA
- the lpxK gene encoding tetraacyldisaccharide 4'-kinase yields the protein MTLKTPSFWYRPAGSKPPAVERLLIPAAAVYRFLYDIHHIMKRPYKARVPVLCIGNLVAGGTGKTPTAIALLKTLKAHGIAKNPAFLIRGYGGAEIGPMRVDPKIHTAWDVGDEALILAQHAPTYVGGDRAASAQMALENDADLIIMDDGLQNPSIHKDLRLVVVNGEMGFGNKRLLPAGPMRQPLDENYSMADGVILIGEDRRNALQGLPDSIPLIQAQLKPSASAQIDTQTKYLAFAGLGYPQKFFCYLKGTLGMNVVSESAFSDHHPYEISDLRALHKQAESLGARLITTEKDYLRLPHIEGVAVETLPVEMCWDNEKALLQLIQKHLKPQL